In Kordiimonas sp. SCSIO 12610, the following are encoded in one genomic region:
- a CDS encoding N-acetylmuramoyl-L-alanine amidase: protein MHRYFRQIAVFVCLTHILSYLAYGDVTGIRFGQNGDTTRVVLDMTVKVEPGIFLLANPNRVVIDLPANDWRASDNVNTPGIVDGYRHGLFNTGTYRIVLDLNGPATVKKSFYIPPRSGYSHRLVLDLQTSSESNFLRAVEDSKEKRRKLIAKAVKQSPSVATIPRTNGKRLIVIDPGHGGVDPGTLGVLGVNENVIVLKIAKMIKEVLEATGRYDVHLTRSTNVYIPHRQRYDIAKRMNADLFVSIHADAIANPKVRGGTIYTLSEKASDREAARLAAKENRSDIIAGLDLATANDDVSNILIDLAQRETMNLSAQFAETLLPEMRAQVKMLKRGHRYANLLVLKSPDVPSILLETGYLTNREDARLLNSRDGQRRIALALRRGLDKYFTEQAALGR, encoded by the coding sequence GTGCATAGATACTTTAGGCAAATTGCAGTCTTTGTTTGCCTTACACACATCCTCAGCTATTTGGCTTACGGGGATGTAACGGGTATTCGTTTTGGTCAAAACGGCGACACAACTCGTGTTGTTCTGGACATGACTGTTAAAGTTGAACCTGGAATATTCCTGCTAGCAAATCCTAATCGTGTTGTTATCGACCTTCCGGCCAATGATTGGCGGGCTTCTGACAATGTGAATACACCGGGTATAGTTGACGGCTATCGCCATGGGCTCTTTAATACAGGTACATATAGAATTGTATTGGACCTTAATGGCCCCGCAACTGTAAAGAAGTCATTCTATATTCCGCCGCGAAGTGGCTACAGTCACCGATTAGTCCTTGACCTTCAAACAAGTTCAGAAAGTAATTTCCTGAGGGCTGTTGAAGATAGTAAGGAAAAACGGCGAAAATTGATCGCAAAGGCGGTTAAACAATCACCGTCAGTAGCGACTATTCCAAGAACAAATGGAAAAAGATTAATTGTTATCGATCCGGGGCACGGCGGTGTTGACCCTGGCACACTTGGCGTTTTGGGTGTGAACGAAAATGTTATTGTTCTGAAAATTGCCAAAATGATCAAAGAGGTTTTGGAAGCAACTGGGCGATATGATGTTCACCTAACCCGTTCCACGAATGTTTATATTCCCCACCGACAGCGCTATGATATTGCAAAACGCATGAATGCAGACTTGTTTGTAAGTATTCATGCAGATGCGATAGCTAACCCAAAAGTTCGGGGAGGAACCATATACACCCTTAGCGAAAAGGCCTCTGACCGTGAAGCCGCTCGTTTAGCCGCGAAAGAAAACAGATCAGATATTATAGCGGGGTTGGATTTGGCGACCGCTAATGATGATGTATCAAATATTCTTATTGACCTTGCGCAGCGGGAGACGATGAATTTGTCTGCCCAGTTCGCTGAGACACTGTTGCCAGAAATGCGGGCACAGGTAAAAATGCTCAAGCGTGGGCACAGATATGCGAACCTCTTGGTTCTGAAGTCACCAGATGTTCCTTCAATTTTGCTTGAAACTGGCTATCTGACCAATAGGGAGGATGCGCGGCTTCTCAATAGTCGTGATGGTCAGCGCCGCATAGCCTTGGCGCTCCGCAGAGGCTTAGACAAATATTTTACTGAGCAAGCTGCCCTTGGCCGCTAA